A single Brevundimonas sp. SL130 DNA region contains:
- a CDS encoding COX15/CtaA family protein — translation MNRFGNPDRNRAVAVWLFATAAVVFLMVVVGGITRLTGSGLSITEWQPIMGAIPPLNDAQWAEAFDKYKQIPQYAQVNAGMSLGEFQGIFWWEWLHRLIGRGVGMVFALPLAFFLLCRIAPLRSVFPQLAMPDRLIWRCLVLLALGGLQGLIGWWMVSSGLSERVSVAPERLATHLGLAFVIFAALIWTGLEAWNGEDRGRPPAGWARGAGFLLGLVFLQSLLGALVAGGHAGLVYTDWPLMNGAVLPPADWSLGASAFLHDQALTQFNHRLMAYGLLIAVSIYAFQAWRWRVAEGMGLGAFVLAAVIWIQAALGIVTLVHAVPVWLGVLHQGGAAVVLAVATANLWLVFRAQPRIFMSGPRTMGR, via the coding sequence ATGAACCGTTTCGGAAATCCAGATCGCAATCGCGCCGTCGCCGTGTGGCTGTTCGCCACCGCCGCTGTCGTCTTCCTGATGGTGGTGGTCGGCGGCATCACCAGACTGACCGGATCGGGCCTGTCCATCACCGAGTGGCAGCCGATCATGGGGGCGATTCCGCCGCTGAACGACGCCCAATGGGCCGAGGCCTTCGACAAGTACAAGCAGATCCCGCAGTACGCCCAGGTCAACGCCGGCATGAGCCTGGGTGAGTTTCAGGGCATTTTCTGGTGGGAATGGCTGCACCGGCTGATCGGGCGTGGGGTCGGCATGGTGTTCGCCCTGCCGCTGGCCTTCTTCCTGCTCTGTCGGATCGCGCCCCTGCGGTCTGTCTTTCCCCAGCTCGCCATGCCGGACCGACTGATCTGGCGATGCCTCGTGCTGCTTGCTTTGGGCGGTCTGCAGGGGCTGATCGGCTGGTGGATGGTCTCCAGCGGCCTGTCGGAGCGGGTCAGTGTCGCGCCGGAACGTTTGGCCACCCATCTAGGCTTGGCCTTCGTAATTTTCGCCGCCCTGATCTGGACCGGCCTTGAGGCCTGGAACGGAGAAGACCGCGGACGCCCGCCGGCCGGCTGGGCGCGCGGGGCAGGTTTCCTGCTGGGGCTGGTGTTCCTCCAAAGCCTGCTCGGCGCTCTGGTCGCAGGCGGGCATGCGGGACTGGTCTATACCGACTGGCCGCTGATGAACGGCGCCGTTCTGCCTCCGGCGGACTGGAGCCTGGGCGCATCGGCCTTCCTGCACGATCAGGCCCTGACCCAGTTCAATCACCGGCTTATGGCATATGGATTGCTGATCGCAGTCAGCATCTACGCCTTCCAGGCTTGGCGCTGGCGCGTGGCCGAGGGGATGGGGCTGGGGGCTTTCGTCCTGGCGGCCGTCATCTGGATTCAGGCCGCGTTGGGGATCGTCACCCTTGTTCACGCCGTGCCGGTATGGCTGGGCGTGCTGCACCAGGGCGGTGCCGCCGTCGTCCTGGCTGTGGCGACTGCGAACCTGTGGCTGGTGTTCCGGGCTCAGCCCCGAATATTCATGTCCGGACCGAGGACCATGGGCCGGTGA
- the cyoA gene encoding ubiquinol oxidase subunit II: MIRRFPIGAALRRLRLLLLVPVVALLSACNLVVLKPAGDVAQQQGDLLMVSTLLMLLIIVPVMALIVFFAWKYRASNTEAEYTPDWDHSTHLEVVIWAAPLLIIICLGALTWAGTHLLDPYRPIDRIKPGQPVAEGVEPLQVNVVALDWKWMFIYPQYGVATVNELAAPVDRPIRFHITSSSVMNSFYIPALAGQIYAMPGMETKLHAVINRPGEYQGLSANYSGDGFSNMRFKFHGLDQAGFDAWIAGVRRNGQPLDRERYLELEKPSEKVPVMRFSTVDGGLWDAILNMCVEPGKMCMGEMMEIDRKGGLTMASIRNTMPLVYDKYAGRGKNAAIFGSNESYVMTICTPLQAEAAAAERIRRAELDATSAPVSMAPLSGLGLTQGLPMASLSINKQSTGPVSTDVRSSPNA; encoded by the coding sequence ATGATCCGACGTTTCCCGATTGGAGCCGCCTTGCGCCGTCTGCGCCTTCTTCTGCTCGTGCCCGTGGTGGCGCTGCTGTCGGCCTGCAACCTGGTTGTCTTGAAGCCTGCCGGCGACGTCGCCCAGCAGCAGGGCGACCTGCTGATGGTCTCCACCCTGCTGATGCTGCTGATCATCGTGCCGGTCATGGCCTTGATCGTCTTCTTCGCCTGGAAATACCGGGCGTCGAACACCGAGGCGGAATACACCCCGGACTGGGATCACTCGACCCACCTGGAAGTGGTGATCTGGGCGGCGCCGCTGCTGATCATCATCTGCCTGGGCGCCCTGACCTGGGCCGGAACCCATCTGCTGGACCCCTATCGTCCGATCGACCGGATCAAGCCCGGCCAGCCCGTCGCTGAGGGTGTGGAGCCGCTCCAGGTCAATGTGGTCGCGCTCGACTGGAAATGGATGTTCATCTATCCGCAGTACGGCGTCGCCACGGTCAATGAGCTGGCCGCGCCCGTGGATCGCCCGATCCGCTTCCACATCACCTCGTCGTCGGTGATGAACTCCTTCTATATCCCCGCCCTGGCCGGCCAAATCTACGCCATGCCGGGCATGGAGACGAAACTGCACGCGGTCATCAACCGTCCGGGCGAGTACCAGGGCCTGTCGGCCAACTATTCCGGCGACGGCTTCTCGAACATGCGGTTCAAGTTCCACGGCCTGGATCAGGCGGGTTTCGACGCCTGGATCGCCGGCGTTCGCAGAAACGGCCAGCCGCTGGATCGCGAGCGCTACCTCGAGCTGGAAAAGCCCAGTGAGAAGGTTCCCGTTATGCGCTTCTCCACCGTCGACGGCGGTCTGTGGGACGCCATCCTCAACATGTGCGTCGAGCCGGGCAAGATGTGCATGGGCGAGATGATGGAGATCGACCGCAAGGGCGGTCTGACCATGGCCTCGATTCGCAACACCATGCCGCTGGTCTATGACAAGTACGCCGGTCGCGGGAAGAACGCCGCCATCTTCGGCTCGAACGAGAGCTATGTCATGACCATCTGCACGCCGCTTCAGGCTGAGGCCGCAGCCGCCGAGCGCATCCGCCGCGCCGAACTGGACGCGACCAGCGCCCCGGTCAGCATGGCGCCCCTGTCGGGCCTGGGCCTGACCCAGGGTCTGCCGATGGCGTCTCTTTCCATAAACAAGCAATCGACGGGGCCGGTTTCGACCGACGTCCGTTCCTCCCCCAACGCTTGA
- a CDS encoding transglycosylase produces the protein MQYADIVAAVLGGLLLAWIADLLTGRRGLGGTILVSGVGLACGWFLAVRVFAVSTMDSWLWMPWALVGSGVCLGAFFLFRNKR, from the coding sequence TTGCAATACGCCGATATCGTCGCCGCCGTTCTAGGCGGTCTCCTGCTGGCCTGGATCGCCGACCTGCTGACCGGGCGGCGCGGCCTGGGCGGGACCATTTTGGTGTCCGGCGTCGGCCTGGCCTGCGGCTGGTTCCTGGCGGTGCGGGTCTTCGCCGTCAGCACCATGGACAGTTGGCTGTGGATGCCGTGGGCGCTTGTCGGCTCAGGCGTGTGCCTCGGCGCCTTCTTCCTGTTCCGGAACAAGCGCTGA
- a CDS encoding response regulator transcription factor, whose product MTDEAPVLLIVEDDDSFSRTLRKSFERRGYVVVSADGPEQMAEVLKIHRPGFAVVDLKLGGASGLGCVSTLHAFDPDMNIVVLTGFASIATAVEAIKLGARHYLAKPSSTDDIEAAFGKASGDAATPLTTRPTSIKTLEWERIHETLVETDFNISEAARRLGMHRRTLARKLEKRRVT is encoded by the coding sequence ATGACCGATGAAGCCCCCGTTCTGTTGATCGTAGAGGATGACGACTCCTTCTCCCGCACCCTGCGAAAATCGTTCGAGCGTCGGGGCTATGTGGTCGTCAGCGCCGATGGTCCCGAACAGATGGCCGAGGTTCTCAAAATCCATCGGCCAGGGTTTGCGGTTGTTGACCTCAAACTGGGCGGGGCGTCGGGCCTGGGGTGCGTCTCGACCTTGCACGCCTTTGATCCTGACATGAACATCGTCGTCCTGACCGGTTTCGCCAGCATCGCCACGGCGGTCGAGGCGATCAAGCTGGGCGCCCGCCACTACCTGGCTAAACCCTCAAGCACCGACGACATCGAAGCCGCCTTCGGCAAGGCCTCGGGCGACGCGGCGACGCCTCTGACCACACGTCCGACCTCGATTAAGACCCTGGAGTGGGAACGGATCCACGAGACCCTGGTGGAGACCGATTTCAATATTTCGGAAGCGGCGCGTCGGCTGGGCATGCATCGCCGCACTCTGGCGCGAAAGCTGGAGAAGCGTCGCGTCACCTGA
- a CDS encoding SURF1 family protein — translation MFAGFVALGVWQVQRLAWKTELIAQVEARVHALPVQAAGPASWTEVSRERDQYRRVTVHGVFQNDRESLVQAVTDYGSGFWVMTPLIADQGFTVLINRGFVTSQRRSPAARSAGQLTGPQTVTGLMRMTEPGGGFLRANDAQNGRWYSRDVPAIAAAQNLPNVAPYFIDADAKPNPDGWPKGGLTVVSFPNSHLVYALTWFGMALLTLLGYGIVVREVRRRRRSL, via the coding sequence TTGTTCGCCGGCTTCGTCGCCCTGGGCGTGTGGCAGGTGCAGAGGTTGGCCTGGAAAACCGAACTGATCGCTCAGGTCGAGGCCCGCGTTCACGCCCTGCCGGTTCAGGCGGCCGGACCGGCGTCATGGACGGAGGTCTCGCGCGAGCGAGATCAGTACCGTCGGGTGACGGTGCACGGCGTTTTCCAGAATGACCGCGAAAGCCTGGTCCAAGCGGTCACGGATTACGGATCGGGCTTCTGGGTCATGACGCCGTTGATCGCGGACCAGGGCTTCACGGTGCTGATCAATCGGGGATTTGTCACCTCCCAACGCCGTTCGCCGGCCGCGCGGTCTGCTGGGCAGTTGACGGGTCCGCAAACCGTCACCGGTCTGATGCGAATGACGGAACCGGGGGGCGGGTTCTTGCGCGCCAATGACGCGCAGAATGGTCGCTGGTACTCCCGTGACGTTCCGGCGATCGCGGCGGCGCAAAATCTGCCGAACGTCGCGCCCTATTTCATCGACGCCGACGCCAAGCCCAATCCCGACGGTTGGCCCAAAGGGGGGCTGACGGTCGTAAGCTTCCCGAACAGTCATCTGGTCTATGCCCTTACGTGGTTCGGCATGGCGCTTCTGACCCTGCTCGGATACGGGATCGTCGTGCGCGAGGTCCGGCGCCGGCGCCGGTCCTTATGA
- a CDS encoding DUF2842 domain-containing protein, which translates to MPPRARRFVAAIGVLAFLIFWIWGLIALRGLLPASPWIDFLFFGIGGTAWGLPLIPLLKWAERPPR; encoded by the coding sequence ATGCCGCCCCGGGCGCGTCGATTCGTCGCCGCGATCGGCGTCTTGGCCTTTTTGATCTTTTGGATCTGGGGACTGATCGCCCTGCGCGGGCTGCTGCCGGCTTCGCCGTGGATCGACTTTCTCTTCTTCGGCATCGGCGGCACGGCCTGGGGTCTGCCGCTTATCCCCCTGCTGAAATGGGCCGAACGCCCACCGCGCTAA
- the cyoB gene encoding cytochrome o ubiquinol oxidase subunit I: MNADTLIPLIFGRLTLEALPLHEPILVVTMSVVLLGGLALFGALTYFKLWGYLWKEWFTTVDHKKIGIMYMILGLIMFVRGFADAIMMRLQQAMAFGGSEGYLNAHHYDQVFTAHGVIMIFFVAMPMVTGIMNYAVPLQIGARDVSFPFLNNFSFWMTTAGAIIIMASLFVGEFARTGWLAYPPLSGIGYSPGVGVDYYIWGLQIAGVGTTLSGINLIATIVKMRAPGMGMMKMPIFTWTSLCTNVLIVASFPVLTAVLALLTLDRYVGTNFFTNDFGGNPMMYVNLIWIWGHPEVYILILPLFGVFSEIASTFSGKKLFGYTSMVYATVVITILSYLVWLHHFFTMGSGASVNSFFGITTMIISIPTGAKIFNWLFTMYRGRIRFELPMMWLVAFMLTFVIGGMTGVLLAVPPADFVLHNSLFLIAHFHNVIIGGVLFGLFAAINFWWPKAFGFKLDKFWGLVSFWCWVPGFWLAFAPLYVLGLMGVTRRMRVFDDPSLQIWFVIAAIGAGVIALGIAAMFIQFAVSIINRDKLRDTTGDPWGARTLEWATSSPPPAYNFASTPVIHDSDAWWDMKKKGYQRPLSGYRAIHMPSNTGTGVILSGLCLVMGLALVWYIWWLAALSFIGVLAVSIAHTFNYKRDYYIPADEVRETEEARTRALAGTEA, translated from the coding sequence ATGAACGCTGACACCCTCATTCCACTCATCTTCGGGCGATTGACGCTCGAAGCCCTGCCGCTTCACGAGCCTATTCTGGTCGTGACCATGAGCGTCGTTCTTCTCGGCGGCTTGGCCCTGTTCGGCGCCCTGACCTATTTCAAGCTGTGGGGCTATCTCTGGAAAGAGTGGTTCACCACCGTGGACCACAAGAAGATCGGGATCATGTACATGATCCTGGGTCTGATCATGTTTGTGCGCGGGTTCGCCGATGCGATCATGATGCGCCTGCAGCAGGCCATGGCCTTCGGCGGGTCCGAGGGATACCTGAACGCCCACCACTATGATCAGGTCTTCACCGCCCACGGCGTGATCATGATCTTCTTCGTGGCCATGCCCATGGTGACGGGCATCATGAACTATGCCGTGCCGCTGCAGATCGGCGCGCGCGACGTGTCCTTCCCCTTCCTGAACAACTTCAGTTTCTGGATGACCACGGCCGGCGCCATCATCATCATGGCCTCGCTGTTCGTGGGCGAGTTCGCGCGCACCGGCTGGCTGGCCTATCCGCCGCTGTCGGGCATCGGCTACAGCCCGGGCGTCGGCGTCGACTATTATATCTGGGGGCTTCAGATCGCGGGTGTCGGCACGACCCTGTCCGGGATCAACCTGATCGCGACCATCGTGAAGATGCGCGCGCCGGGCATGGGCATGATGAAGATGCCGATCTTCACCTGGACCTCGCTGTGCACCAACGTGCTGATCGTCGCGTCCTTCCCGGTCCTGACCGCCGTTCTGGCCCTGCTGACGCTGGACCGGTACGTCGGCACAAACTTCTTCACGAACGACTTCGGCGGCAACCCGATGATGTACGTGAACCTGATCTGGATCTGGGGCCACCCTGAGGTCTACATCCTGATCCTGCCGCTGTTCGGCGTCTTCTCCGAGATCGCCTCCACCTTCTCGGGCAAGAAGCTGTTCGGCTACACCTCCATGGTCTACGCCACGGTCGTCATCACGATCCTGTCTTACCTGGTCTGGCTGCACCACTTCTTCACCATGGGGTCGGGCGCTTCGGTGAACTCCTTCTTCGGCATCACGACGATGATCATCTCGATCCCGACGGGCGCCAAGATCTTCAACTGGCTGTTCACGATGTACCGTGGCCGTATCCGGTTCGAACTGCCGATGATGTGGCTGGTCGCCTTCATGCTGACCTTCGTCATCGGCGGCATGACCGGCGTGCTGCTGGCGGTTCCGCCTGCGGACTTCGTGCTGCACAACTCGCTGTTCCTGATCGCTCACTTCCACAATGTGATCATCGGCGGCGTGCTGTTCGGCCTGTTTGCAGCCATCAACTTCTGGTGGCCCAAGGCCTTCGGCTTCAAGCTGGACAAGTTCTGGGGGCTGGTCAGCTTCTGGTGCTGGGTGCCCGGCTTCTGGCTGGCGTTTGCGCCTCTGTACGTGCTGGGCCTGATGGGCGTGACGCGCCGCATGCGGGTGTTCGATGATCCGTCGCTGCAAATCTGGTTCGTCATCGCCGCCATCGGCGCGGGCGTCATCGCCCTCGGCATCGCGGCCATGTTCATCCAGTTCGCCGTCTCGATCATCAACCGCGACAAGCTGCGCGACACCACGGGCGATCCGTGGGGCGCCCGGACCCTGGAATGGGCGACGTCCTCGCCTCCGCCCGCCTACAACTTCGCCTCCACGCCGGTCATCCATGACTCCGACGCCTGGTGGGACATGAAGAAGAAGGGCTATCAGCGTCCGTTGTCCGGCTACCGTGCGATCCACATGCCGTCGAACACAGGCACGGGCGTCATCCTGTCCGGTCTGTGCCTGGTGATGGGCCTGGCTTTGGTCTGGTACATCTGGTGGTTGGCGGCGCTTAGCTTCATCGGCGTGCTGGCGGTCTCGATCGCCCACACCTTCAACTACAAGCGCGACTACTACATCCCTGCGGATGAGGTTCGCGAGACCGAAGAGGCGCGTACGCGCGCCCTGGCCGGAACGGAGGCCTGA
- a CDS encoding ATP-binding protein, which yields MTSALQRLLGFGAWRETEVSQEAANRRNLRLLVQLRWLAVFGQVATILIVHFALGIRLPVLWLLIAPVSLALVNLVSLPLTQRRDSISDHELMLALLADVGALTTQLFLTGGATNPFVGLYLLQVVLGAVLLRPSYAWSLIGITSVCFVCLGVFHLPLDLPPYQEGGLLSLYMMGGLICFLLMAVLLVLFMTRINENLRARDAYVADVRQQATEQDHIVRMGLLASGAAHELGTPLASLSVILSDWRRMPVLKADADLSQDMDVMQAEVERCKAIVTGILMSAGEARGQAPSHTTLVRFLDEVVEGWTTRDIRVRVDVTPWTGPDPEIIADPALRQVFGVLFDNAVEAGARRIVVAPTVSEGRLQVAVRDNGPGFPASVLNRLGKPYNSTKDRPGAGLGLFLLANVMRSLGGSVEACNPAGGGGEVTLTLPIDVLAPEETTDDR from the coding sequence ATGACCTCCGCGCTTCAACGCCTGCTGGGTTTCGGGGCCTGGCGCGAGACGGAAGTGTCTCAGGAGGCCGCGAACCGTCGCAATCTTCGACTGCTGGTTCAGTTGCGATGGCTGGCGGTCTTCGGCCAAGTCGCCACGATCCTGATCGTTCACTTCGCCCTGGGCATTCGGCTGCCGGTGCTGTGGCTGTTGATCGCGCCCGTTAGCCTGGCCCTGGTCAATCTGGTCAGCCTGCCGCTGACCCAGCGTCGCGATTCCATTTCGGACCATGAGCTGATGCTGGCCCTGCTTGCCGACGTGGGGGCCTTGACCACGCAGTTGTTCCTCACGGGAGGCGCGACCAATCCGTTTGTCGGTCTGTATCTGCTCCAGGTCGTTCTGGGGGCGGTGCTGCTTCGGCCTTCTTACGCCTGGTCCCTGATTGGCATCACCAGCGTCTGTTTCGTCTGCCTGGGCGTGTTTCACCTGCCGCTTGACCTGCCGCCGTACCAGGAAGGCGGATTGCTGAGTCTTTATATGATGGGCGGGCTGATCTGCTTCCTGCTGATGGCCGTGCTGCTCGTGCTGTTCATGACCCGGATCAACGAGAACCTGCGCGCGCGCGACGCCTATGTGGCGGACGTCCGTCAACAGGCGACCGAACAGGACCATATTGTCCGCATGGGCTTGCTGGCGTCGGGCGCCGCCCATGAACTGGGCACGCCGCTGGCCTCGCTGTCGGTGATTCTGAGCGACTGGCGACGGATGCCGGTTCTCAAGGCCGACGCCGATCTGAGTCAGGACATGGACGTGATGCAGGCCGAGGTCGAGCGCTGCAAGGCGATCGTCACCGGCATTCTGATGTCGGCCGGCGAGGCGAGGGGGCAGGCGCCGTCTCATACCACCCTGGTGCGCTTCCTCGACGAAGTGGTCGAAGGATGGACCACGCGAGACATCCGAGTCCGGGTGGATGTTACGCCCTGGACCGGACCCGATCCCGAAATCATTGCAGATCCAGCGTTGCGCCAGGTCTTCGGCGTTCTGTTCGACAATGCGGTTGAAGCCGGCGCGCGGCGGATCGTCGTCGCGCCCACCGTGAGCGAGGGAAGGCTGCAGGTGGCGGTGCGGGACAATGGCCCGGGGTTTCCCGCCAGCGTCCTGAACCGGCTGGGCAAGCCCTATAATTCGACCAAGGACCGCCCCGGCGCCGGCTTGGGCCTGTTTCTGCTGGCCAATGTGATGCGGTCCCTGGGCGGGTCGGTCGAGGCTTGCAATCCTGCCGGCGGAGGCGGCGAAGTCACTCTGACGTTGCCGATAGACGTGCTGGCGCCCGAGGAGACCACGGATGACCGATGA
- the cyoC gene encoding cytochrome o ubiquinol oxidase subunit III: MSATATATEIDPNVFHLEEEPHHEEGSSTMLGFWLYLMSDCLIFAMLFAVFGVLGGNYAAGPGPKELFDLELVAINTAMLLFSSITYGFAMLAMDQNKKTQTLIWLAITGLFGLAFLGIELYEFAHLIHEGATPQRSAFLSAFFTLVGTHGLHVTFGIIWLVTLMVQVSWKGLIPANKRRLMCLSMFWHFLDVIWIGVFTFVYLLGMVR; the protein is encoded by the coding sequence ATGAGCGCGACCGCGACTGCGACTGAGATCGACCCGAACGTCTTCCATCTGGAAGAGGAGCCGCACCACGAGGAAGGCTCCAGCACGATGCTGGGCTTCTGGCTCTATCTGATGAGCGACTGTCTCATCTTTGCGATGCTGTTCGCCGTGTTCGGCGTCCTGGGCGGCAACTACGCCGCCGGGCCGGGTCCGAAAGAGCTGTTCGACCTGGAGCTGGTGGCGATCAACACCGCCATGCTGCTGTTCTCGTCGATCACCTATGGCTTCGCCATGCTGGCGATGGACCAGAACAAAAAGACCCAGACCCTGATCTGGCTGGCGATCACTGGCCTGTTCGGCCTGGCCTTCCTGGGGATCGAACTCTACGAGTTCGCCCACCTGATCCATGAAGGCGCGACGCCGCAACGCAGCGCCTTCCTGTCGGCCTTCTTCACGTTGGTGGGGACCCACGGCCTGCACGTGACCTTCGGCATCATCTGGCTGGTGACGCTGATGGTTCAGGTCAGCTGGAAGGGTCTGATCCCCGCCAACAAGCGCCGCCTGATGTGCCTGTCGATGTTCTGGCACTTCCTTGACGTCATCTGGATCGGCGTCTTCACCTTCGTCTATCTGCTGGGCATGGTTCGATGA
- the cyoD gene encoding cytochrome o ubiquinol oxidase subunit IV translates to MSADKNDHSPESHDADHLGHEAHNHGSFKSYMIGFVLSVILTAIPFWLVMTGVLPTQATALIVMAFAVVQIVVHMIYFLHMNTKSEGGWTMLALIFTIIVVVIALSGSLWVMYHLNTNMMPMSHDMNRMGS, encoded by the coding sequence ATGAGCGCCGACAAGAACGACCACTCGCCGGAGTCCCACGACGCCGACCACCTGGGCCACGAGGCGCACAATCACGGCTCCTTCAAGAGCTATATGATCGGCTTCGTGCTGTCGGTGATCCTGACGGCCATTCCGTTCTGGCTGGTCATGACCGGTGTTCTGCCGACCCAGGCGACCGCCCTGATCGTCATGGCCTTCGCCGTGGTGCAGATCGTGGTTCACATGATCTATTTCCTGCACATGAACACCAAGTCCGAGGGCGGCTGGACCATGCTGGCGCTGATCTTCACGATCATCGTCGTGGTCATCGCCCTGTCGGGTTCGCTGTGGGTCATGTACCACCTGAACACCAACATGATGCCCATGAGCCATGACATGAACCGGATGGGTTCCTAG